The genomic segment gcaatatcccagaatccatttcgtccaaaactcaaacgaggcaatggcggaggaacacagagaggcggagtttgaaatattactctttctgggtcacaaaataaacttttaagatattttcatgcgagaatggtgctgtgtaaacttcaaatatctgctcgatttatcaagacatcacatatttgcataagtgctctaacatttttggagatgcctgttacccaccagctgaccgggtgCTCTTTagggttaaacataatatataatataaaggctgaactgacaaaaaatcggccgactgcaccaccaggtattataggaaaagccataaagcctttgaactaaaacaaacgctgttgtgacagtgatgtacactgtcttgttggtatatatgtatgatttgtatcaccttcatgtttcgcTCTCACCACAtctccaaaccgatatcatgaccagcagcttttacagctgtggctccagcaaacatcagctgatagtagaaattaattttaaataaattctaacagattatcaagcttaaacgtgctgctgttgtttagcgcaacttctgctggtttcctctttctggcgcaaagtgggcgataaacaaacaagagagacgatcagctgatcattgatcagtttcatgattgaagtagcaacaggagagggagggggcgagaagaagaggcagttgtgcagcaaaaacacagaataactccggcttttgtctttttttcattatagctgaagtacgggacgaatcgtgttccttttcacctcaatacggatgtattgtaattggtccaacccagagttgatcatgaccaattggctaatccaccacctttcattgtttataccgttacaaaaacaaacaaacaaacataaaaatgaaaaatcaccatcggcccaccgggcaaatgcccggtatgccctatggccagtccagctatgcggtcagctggtggataacaggcatctccgaaaatgttagagcacttatgcaaatatgtgatgtcttgataaatcgagcagatatttgaagtttacacagcaccattctcgcatgaaaatatcttaagtttattttgtgacccagaaagagtaatatttcaaactccgccactccgtgttcctccgccactgcctcgtttgagttttggacgaaatggattctgggatactgcatttcgtcattttgagctgattggagaccaaaacagccaatcagctttttttgcatccaagtacagaaagagttgaacgcgcatgggcagaaatgttgagagcgcaagcaacacattgcaagcaagcgcaaatgcaaaaactgagcgagaggggctgctattgtgtgtgtgtgtgtgtgtgtgtgtgtgtgtgtgtgtgtgtgtgtgtgtgtgtgtgtgtgtgtgtatggataatagcaaacactgaaatacattttttgcacgcagcaatgaattttgttcactcaaatttagcttttcttcttaatttcttaatttcttctcaaaatgcaacacttgcacctgcaatgtttgtttttttttacgtgcgctcaaattttttttacgtgcgttcagaatagtggcacaaaaataacaccatAGGATTACGGTGGGGGATGATGATGGTCGATGGGGATGAGCTGCCGTTTATGTTTCTAGCCGTGACAGTGACCATGTACTCCTCACTGGGGTCCAGCGTGAGTGTAAGACTGTGATTGCTTCTGGACAcattggtttggtttggttgatttttctctttggTCTTTGCCCAGGCCACTTTGTAGTCAAAGATTTCTCCATGGCTCTGATTGGCCAATGGCACCTGTGGAGAAGTAACATCAAGACCTGAAATGGTAACAGTGTCCTCTGAAACATCACTTTCTAACTGTATAAGTTGTTgcactgatatttttttaaatagttttattaaagatatttttttccacataagtttattaatatttaatattgctTTACAGACTAGCTGTAagtaaaagtgtattttttaattcCACTGGTGACCACTTGAAACTGAGTCAGTTTCCAGACTTagtgactttaaaaaaacactttgtaAAAGCCAACTTGGACTCACCTTCCAGGAGATTACAGTCTGGTCTTCCTTCACCTTCATCCACACGTCAAGAGCATCTGGAACTGTGGTGCAACCAGACAAACAACATCTGTTACattcacacatttttaaagtctttttctcttaaaaaaatacttaccaTCACCCTTCGTGCAGATATTGACACTTTTGCTCCAGTCACCCCATTTCCAGAAATGCTGTGCTGTTCCACATTGGACCCTCACGTCATAGTCCCAGTGTGGTATCAAGTCCTTGATAACTGCAGCTGTGAGGCCAACTCCAAAGTTTTCAGTCTGGAAAACCTGCAAGGACAAGAATTATGTTTGCGGACTTCAGTGaagacttttactttgaaaagctAATAtgtaaactttcttttttaaactactCACTGTGGTATTCGAGTCTCCATCGCTGACATGTACTTGGCATGTGAGGTTGAGATTACTGTACTTCTTCACAGTCCAGCTCCATTTCAGACTGATGTTTCTGGGGTTCACAGTTGAAGCTGCCACTTTGTCTGGCGCGACCATGTGCACTAAAACAAGAGATCACAACAATCAGCTGATCTTAAGCATTAAAAATAGTCATTTTTCCGTCATTTTTTCCAAAGTTTTACCTCTTTTGGTCAGGTCTGCCCTGTCATGGAGCTCGAGCTTTCCCAGAGGATTAGTGACTGTTAAGGTCCAGTTCCTCTCAACTGCATCCACCTCTACTTTTTGGAAGCATTTACCCAAATGTCCATTGATGCATGggctaaaatgtaaaaatatacatTGCTTAAATattaacaacaacacagagccacaaacatacaaaacaatataaaatCAGGAATGGGGGAAAACAGTTTTTCACAAGTCTACTTAGCTGAAAGCAGTGCTGTTGTAGACCATTGCTATCAAGGTTAGCCAAAGTGCCAAAAATTGCACTTTGGCAATTTTTAACACATCAAGTTAAAGCTACTGTCAGCTATTCCCTTTTCACAAGGGGTTACCAGAGCAGGTACCCCTGTGTTTTGATTTGGAAGACTTTTATACTGGATGCCTTTCATACTGCAACTGAAGAGGAAATTTGTATCTCTTGCTGAAATCAAACCAGTGGCCTTTAGGccagttttttaaaatagtgTAAAGTTTTCAAAAATGACCTGTGGAACTGAATCTTTGGCTTGTCTTTATTTGTTGATGCATAAATGCATTATTGCTGTttcaatttattattttttttaaattacaactcacattaaaaattattttatccagagaagaaaataaaagccttttGGGTGCATCTGACCATCATGTTGACAAAGGCTGATGTCAAACCATCTCCAAAATAAGTCAAATTATCTGTTTTATTATTGATTCATCTTTAATCTAAACACCAACTGCATACTGTAAGTTTGGGGACTCTgctacaaaaacataaaacattttaatagatGAAATTAAATATTACAGTCATGTAATGACTTTTGGTGCTTAACTGCGTAACAGGCTTGTTAGATAatttgaaacaaattatagaaattaaacaaagtcaaaaatgaaaaatgaaaaaccacTAAAGGCAGGTAGGTATCATTCAGATCTACAGATAAGATTAACACAAAAGAGGTTGGCACCTCGAGATTTATCATTTTTACTGTTTCTACTCTTCTGTATGTATGTTACTAACAAGCTGCAAAAAATGTTTCAGGAGCAAGATTATAGCTGTGTGCAGTTcttaaattattaatttttattttaaagaatccTGATAGGtgtttgattttctttgtgAATATTAATCACAGTGAGAATAAGGAAGAAAtgctttaaaacacacacacacacacacacacactgtgaagtCTGGTCAGTTTTAGAAAGACCATCCTCCCATGCTCGGAAGTCTGGACTCTGTAGTGAACTTTCCAAGTATTAACTACGGGTACTTGATGTCGAGGAATGCCagggaggtttttttttattttttatattttatatttatattttaatgttttcttttttttttttcttttttttttgtctgtcccatttggttctttagccgtcagaattgttgtctgaagaccaacaaggataccaaatggatttattttgccaaatggatcatcatggcattgccgtattggtccatttgatcaacttttgttgttattatttattttattttcagtagttacagatgagacagacatgattgcgggataggaaagggagaaagaaagagaggaaggaaaagaaaaacagaagggaaaagggacagtgagaaagggcacttacaaagagaaagagaaaaaaaaaaatctcctggatcacctgttgagagaaaaagaagagaaaacaagcaaaaaaaaaacaaagcaacatactaaacacaacaccatcatgttaatctagctaagtgtaaacagcaataaatactaaatattgaatgttgttgtgcagcacagacagcgcacaatgtgctttgaagtagcagctaagaaaggtgtagtttatgtctacgaacagtgaacacccgtgtgtgcacacccgtgtggatcagcgcgcttgtatacagaaggtttccccatgtaacggtctgctagagggtgtggagggccatagccccgtcccccagggcatgaagcaggcatggaggagatccaggctccagacatccagggaccccagagtgcgagagcccaaggagtaccaccggaggggcatccgtgccaccctcctgggaagggctgaggagatccccagacgaggggtcacccagtagccacggagcagaagccagagggggctgcactggcgcgcccgccagctctgccggcagccagctgtgccagagtgaaccgagctgcaggccccgaggccggaggttcgagggccccctttgccccggaagaggcctgaccgagcgacaggcaccaggccccgccaagtagccaccgggagtgagctggtgtatacctgagcgcccagccccggacaccaagaaccaccaatgcaccgatttTAATGTTTTCAAGGTTTAAATTTAGCAGTGAGCCATGATCTTCCGACCTCTGCTACATTTGAACAGGGGTTCCTAATAAAGTGCCGAGTGAATCAGTGAATCCTTTGAAGTTGTCggattacattttatttacttgtttataAGTAAACAAGTAAATTGTTTCCATAGTGAACCCTGTGGTTGTATTATACCTTCCATGAAGCTGGTATTTTCTTCTGACTATGGCAAGTTCCTCCATTTTCCTTCCTACACTCCAAAAACAATCGACAGATTCCAGATCCCGGGTTTCACACTGAAGATCACTGTCACCAGGGGGGTCTAAATTTATGGCAAATACCAAGAAAAAACCATAAGAACCAGCAATCTGTATTTAGaagataaatttgaaaaaacaaaaccatcatCTCAACCTGCTGCTTCATACTTACAGCCAGCGTGAAAACTGGCTCCACTGATTTCTCCTTTGGTTGTTTCACATATTACATCACTCCAGTTTTCTGATTGTTGTTCCAGGTGAACAGTCAGGGCATGCACATGTTCACTGATCTTTTTTTCCGTGCCTTTATACCCATTTACATACATTCTCCTGAAACTTTTTCCTTCTGGCACAATGCAGCAGAATGTGGCTCTGCTGCCTACTTCAAGTATTTTATCCTTTGGGAAAACTGATATTTCTGCTGGGCTTTGCATCCCTgccaaacaacaacaatgagGCATAATAAGCACAACTGTAAAATGTGTAAGAATTATGAAAATCTAAATGATCTGAATTCAATATTAACCAGGTAGTGTCTTTTGCTTCCATGTGCTTGATTGGTTGTTGTATTGGGACCTGAGCCGGACTGAATGGTGAGCACACTGCGATGGTAAATGGGAAGTCCATTTCCAGGAATGAGTAGATCCTATCTGTGCAGGTGCCACAACAAGTTCATCCTACAACATTATCATAAACACATTAGAGCAACAGTTCTTTGTTTGGAGGCTGCAGAAGTGAGGATTATAGTTACCCATAATAATCTCTTACGTTGTGTACAGGTTTGTCTGCTATGAGAAGCTGCAGCTCGTACATGAGCCCATCTCGTATCACAGAGCAAGAAGGGTCATCTTCCCACTTTAACAGGAGTGTCTGATCGTTCTGGGCAAGAGTTACATTCTGAGGTCCACAATGCAACACACCTAAAGGAGAAATTCCATGGTTAAAGTGGAACACTGAACAAGTCTTAAGCTTAAAAACATCATTGTTGGGTATTTGAACAGCAGTCAGTAAGGACACAGGATAGTGGTGCCAATAGCGTTACACTTTTCTCAGTACTGATGCTCTGTTAAAGCCTCTGGTTTCTAGTAATGTCACCTTTAGTGCTGTTACCTTTATCAGTGGCAATCCACTTCTTGGATCTGATACTATTAGTCATTTCCAAATCAAAACACTCCTTAAactcataaaataaaataaacactgagCCACCACTGCGAGTTAAAAACCAGTGTGGCTTTTCTCCTGGGTGTTACAATAAAGTTTAACACCCTTAAAAAATTACTGTACTGTATACAGTCCTTGTATTCCCTGAAACAATATTTGCTCTTCTGTGAACCTGTATAGAACTGGATCTAATATTTGAATCTGCAggtactctttttttttttttttacactcctTCTCTCAGATCGATCTTCTGATTTAACTTgacaagactgctcaaagacATTTTATATCTATTAAAGGACTGTACCACAGACCTTTATGGCAGGGTAATTAAACTACTACTTAAAAAGCAGTCACTTGACCCAGCTAATTATTATAggccattttctttttcagaaattCTTGAAAAAGGTTGTTAAACAGCTAATAATTTATCTGCAAAGGAATAGTTTATATGAAGAGTTTCAGGTAGGATTTAGAATTCATCACAGTGCAGAAGCTGCTAGGCTACTGACCGTAACATTTTATCACAgggattagagcacgctgtaggtattacaggtactgcactgcagtggtttgaattaGTGATGTGCAGATCGATATTGAAATATCGATTCTTCTGATACCAGTAATTTATGCTCTAGAATcaattctcatattaaaatatcgatattttagttctttggggtaaatttgtagtttttcattaacaggaacacagtggaaagaaactatatcatttgGATCGTCTaaattggaaggaactacttcctcttacgCCTTTCACAGTCATATGcaaaatacggctgtataaatgtgtccagcccctggcgtgcgcactcacaacaatggctgagcgcaAACGGAGTCATGTGTGCACgaattttacctccacaaatgGCCGAGAtgcggtttgcgatacatgtggcaagacagtgaggtgttgtggcaactccactaaccttgtcaaacacctcagagtaaatcacatcacagaatatgatgagcttatgttgaggcgaactgaagaggaggagagggacaggtgctgctaggggagacagacgtctctcgcGGAGTCCTTTactgctgcaggcaggcaacgtGCTCAAATAGCACACATGATACATTCTACATGATAATTCTACATTATTAAGCAATAtgaacaagtagtctgatgtcctgtaatcattatgaagctatattattacaattacataatacagttatatattgtattatgaaatacaatgaaacattaagtttttgtacagactatcggtatcggatcagtatcgtcgatactactctgaattttacttggtatcggatcagaaaggaaatcagtggtatcgcacatcactagtttgaatcatatctatttAACAGACTCCAGTCTGTTCacgtaaatggagagtcctcttcacacactaaggttaattatggagttccacagggttcagtgctaggacaaattctgtttacattatacatgcttcccttattATCAGAAggcatgaagccagataacacacaccaattagttaaactgcatgAATGTCTTAAATACATAAAGACCTGAATGGcctctaactttctgcttctaaattcagataaaactgaggttattgtactcggccctgaaaatcttagaaatatggtatctaaccagatgctTGATCAGAATGGCATTACTTTGGCCTCCGGTAACACCGGGAGGAACCTTGGAGTTGTTTTTAACCAGGATATGTTTTGCAATGTGCATATTATAACACAAATAGAACTAATTTGTAGGACTGCTTTATTCAATTTAGATGATATCCCTAAAaatagaaatatcctgtctcagagtgacgctgaaaaactagttcatgtattaattacttctaggctggactactgtaattcattattatcaggatgttctaaaaactccctgaaaagccttcaattaatccaaaatgctgcagcaagagtcctgacagggaccagaaagagagagcacatttctcctgttttggcttcccttcattggctccccgttaaatccagaattgagttcaaaatcctgctcctcacatacaaggtcttgaataatcaaaccccatcttatcttaatgagcttatagtaccatatcaccccattaaaGCACttcaggcttacttgtggttcctagagtataGGATGGGAGGGAgggccttcagttttcaggcccctcttctgtggaaccagcttccagtttggattcaggagacaaacACGAtctttacttttaagattaggcttaaaactttcttttttactaaagcatatagttagggctggatcaggtgaccctgaattatCACCCAGTTATGCTGCAAGCTGCtgggacttcccatgatgcactgagtgtttcttctttagtcactatgtgtttatacaccacggTACATTAAATGCAGTACTTATTAATGTGTAGCTCTCTTCCATAGAATATGTTTGTGCTGTCTTTCTGCCCTAACCCCCAAAGGTTGGGGTCATTTGCCTTTTTCTGTCAGAGGTTTCGTCCTGTTataagggagttttttctttccagtgtcaccaagtgcttgttcatgGGGGAATTGGATtggattgaactgaattgaactgaatatgtGTCTTTGTGGATCATCCATACACACTGATAACCTTCTTGTCCAAATGTGATCACTTCTGGTTTCAGCATGAACACGGTGATGGCCAAAATGCCAGAGTACAAAACTTGCTCTTATAGATTACATGGTGGCTCCATCAAACTTGTATCTGTGTCAGCTTGTTATGTGCTCACTGGAGTAGATTGACCTTAAGTAAATATAAACATCTCTTAACTCTTAATATGCTAagccaggggtgcccaatcccagtcctcgagagctaccgtcctgcagcttttagatggatccttgttccgacacacctgaatcaaatgaatggcttgttatcaggcatttgccaaacttgatggcatgctgaagaggcaatcaaaccatttgattcagctgtgttggagtagggatgcatctaaaagctgcaggacagtagctctcgaggactgggattgggcacccctgtgCTAAGCAATCTGACATAGCAATATAGAGTTTTCTGGTTCTGTGTCAAACATCCATTcctgtgcatctttttgtttttgtttttaaattctttgtGGGAGGAACTCAGAGGGCACAGGAAGTGTAAAACTGGGCAATGACAGCTCTGCTCTACTTCTGCACTTAAGACGTTATGCAAGAGAAGATGGGGAATTAGCATCTGATTGCCTGCATTAAATGTGAGGATAAAAAGCAAGATAGAAAGAAAAGCCATGATGCAATCGTGATGTTGTACAATCAATACAGCTAACTGATACTCATGATAGCAGCACAGTGTTAAGATGATGTGTAACTGGACACAGAGCAAGTCatattatttataaaacattttcattaataattCTCTAAAATCCAGCCACATCACAAACAAGGTCAAGAAGTTCACACAAACTAGTAAAAGTAATCCCTAAAAGATACCTCGACTTTGTTCTTCAGCTCAGTGATGCTAGTTCAATGCAAACTGTGCATGATATCGATAACACTATTACTCAAAGCCAACCAATTTTCTTTGGAATTCGTGAGACCAATTATGAGGAAAATACTataatttacacacacatacaaaaatagTTAAAGACAACACTTATAACACCCACTTATAATCAAATAATCTCAAATCACTCAATCAACGAGATGATGTAGACACACTTCGAAGTCCCTGAAAATGAGTTCCTCCACTGTTGCATGCTGATGTAAATTAAGCTTGCTAATGTGACCAGTAAAAAAAGACTCcacataaaaatgattttgtaTGCACAGGCAGCTAAAACACAGCATCTGAAATCAATATTTCTTGActttattaaacatatcagaTACCTTTCATACCTGTAGATTATCAAAGGTAAGATGACGACATACTCACcgttttcttgtccatcttgtgTACTTTTTCTGAAGAGTGAGAGCAATAACAACCATGCAATCATTATCATAATAATCGTGATGATCCTCTTGTGTAGAACTGTTTATTTCTTGACAGAAAAAACTGTCATGAATCAAGCTGAGTTGTTGTGATAGCTGTGGCAATAAACATCAGCTCGAAGGTGGTTGAAAAGCAGATTTCCGAGGCTTCTTTTATCGAAGCAAAGACATTTACACAAGGAAGTTCGGGTTCTGGTTGAAGACTGACACAGACAGCAGACAAATGTCACTGTCTGTGTCAGGTTACTTCCTGTAGCCTGCCTTCCTTCATAAACACAGTTTGGAAGTGCATTTGAGTTAGTAATGATTGTGAAATCCATGTGGACCCCACCACAGGAAATGGAGCAGTTGTGTTCTCGtaactgtgactcacagcagcGAGCTCAGACATGCTCTGAGGCTGTTTACATACCTGGAAGTCAATTACTATAAAAACATCATCCAGAGAGAGAATCAACAGATCAAGGAAAGTATCAAAAATTCAAGCTTTAAAATTTGGAAGTGTGTTCAATCACCACTAAATACACAATGAAGAATTTGAAGAAGTACTGcaggtgaaaaacaaacaaacaaacaaaaacacttcactgtaaaatgatgataaagccagtatctgcctgcctgcctgcctgcctgtctgtctgtctgtctgtctgtctgtctgtctgtctgtctgtctgtctgtctgtctgtctgtctatctatctatcgatctatctatctatctatctatctatctatcgatctatcgatctatctatctatctatctatcgatctatctatctatcgatcTATCGATCTatcgatctatctatctatctatctatctatctatgttcATGCAGTGTATTGCAAAAAGTCACTCACTCAGTTTCACTGtttatagtgccaaatcacaacaacagctgcctcagCCTCAACTATCATgtgaccccctttgagcaagcgctttggtggcagtgggaaagaaaaactcccttttaacagaaagaaacctccagcagaacaagGCTCAGTGAGGGGGAGGACAGGAAAAAGACGTGCTGTGGAAgaaagccagagattaatattAACTAATGATTGAAtacagagaggtgtataaacacagtgagtaataaaggtgactgaagaggaaacactcagtgcatcatgggaatcccacAGCAGCATAGATCTATTGCAGCGTAATTAATggagggttcagggtcacctgatccagccctaagcCATataagctttataaaaaaagggAAGTGtcaagcctaatcttaaaagtagagacggTCTCTGTTTCCCGTCTCTATCCAGTTCAgggaattcaggtgttccaatcacttccataCGTACAGGTGTATGAAATCAAGCATgtagactgcttctacaaacatttgtcaAAGAATGGTTTACTCTCAAGAGTTCAGTGAATTCCAGGGTGATACCATGATcggatgccacctgtgcaacaagtccagttgTTAAAATTTCCTCACTACT from the Pelmatolapia mariae isolate MD_Pm_ZW linkage group LG20, Pm_UMD_F_2, whole genome shotgun sequence genome contains:
- the LOC134619204 gene encoding leukemia inhibitory factor receptor-like, giving the protein MTNSIRSKKWIATDKGVLHCGPQNVTLAQNDQTLLLKWEDDPSCSVIRDGLMYELQLLIADKPVHNDELVVAPAQIGSTHSWKWTSHLPSQCAHHSVRLRSQYNNQSSTWKQKTLPGMQSPAEISVFPKDKILEVGSRATFCCIVPEGKSFRRMYVNGYKGTEKKISEHVHALTVHLEQQSENWSDVICETTKGEISGASFHAGYPPGDSDLQCETRDLESVDCFWSVGRKMEELAIVRRKYQLHGSPCINGHLGKCFQKVEVDAVERNWTLTVTNPLGKLELHDRADLTKRVHMVAPDKVAASTVNPRNISLKWSWTVKKYSNLNLTCQVHVSDGDSNTTVFQTENFGVGLTAAVIKDLIPHWDYDVRVQCGTAQHFWKWGDWSKSVNICTKGDVPDALDVWMKVKEDQTVISWKVPLANQSHGEIFDYKVAWAKTKEKNQPNQTNVSRSNHSLTLTLDPSEEYMVTVTARNINGSSSPSTIIIPHHKSEVKTSWINGSNGSFFLSWPVSPNTSCGYIVDWCPVFENFEDGRRYLLSIYACTEGAPVLLQRREGYIRETKIEGELFKLKYKQEDSAVEVSWEPIPLEKQTASIHGYILYYQDKSGNVFNVSTDDPEATSLTAKNLNISTYTFTDEHTLRYLPFDQSRYREVWDVPELHDYFSAPQPVVGQDYMPSFTFSQTPKGYYNKPLKKLQPCLTLPTTGLTSQPGLPSFPGNDVFPNPSYNLTVQGEDQQSQSHLHIQQGIRIIDSFHEYQPQSPEETSTATHPEDVPDSPLSYSSTYILLPQKMFK